One window of the Pyxicephalus adspersus chromosome 5, UCB_Pads_2.0, whole genome shotgun sequence genome contains the following:
- the LOC140330472 gene encoding E3 ubiquitin/ISG15 ligase TRIM25-like has protein sequence MASADLRDELDCAICLDIYKDPVNLRCGHNFCRVCIDHVLDTQEGSGGYSCPQCRLRFQDRPSLQKNIALRNIVETFRPIMVNKGKTGIFCSYCIGFSMPAVKSCLLCEALLCEKHLKIHSRSPEHVLTEPTTSMEKRKCSIHKKILDYYCTVEATCICVSCSLAGNHQGHKVETLEEACKKKKIILRNVLQKLTAEREETQERLQSLQEDMKNVQEKSSGLTEEVTTLFRDLRRQLEDLEKRVLSEISRQEEQLSLPLSDLIQQLEIKKDKLSRKMGDIEELCNMTDPLTVLQESHTWDLCDTEDGDNEDRERHEEFLHDGRSLDVFGISHTLQAGLSDMIKEVNAFFNIQEAADILLDVNTAHNYLLISDDKKTVSWSNIKQNHPETPERFRNSAQVLSSRRFSLGRYYLEVDVSQSERWIVGMCYPSIERKGWLHSWIGYNKKSWGLYRQDSHCSLIHDNRVILSLNNIPSNRVRVYLDYEAGQLSFYDLFDPIRHLYTFTTSFTEPLHAALWVGKGPLKLSGAQEVQ, from the coding sequence ATGGCGTCTGCTGATCTAAGGGACGAGCTGGACTGTGCCATTTGTCTAGACATTTATAAAGATCCTGTAAACCTGAGATGTGGACACAACTTCTGTCGGGTCTGTATTGATCATGTGCTGGATACACAGGAGGGGTCCGGAGGTTATTCCTGTCCTCAATGCAGACTGAGGTTTCAGGATCGGCCTTCACTGCAGAAGAacatagcactgcgtaatatagtGGAGACTTTCCGACCTATTATGGTAAATAAAGGGAAGACTGGAATCTTCTGCTCTTACTGTATTGGCTTTTCTATGCCTGCTGTTAAATCCTGCCTACTGTGTGAAGCTTTGTTGTGTGAGAAGCACCTGAAAATTCATAGCAGGTCACCAGAACATGTCCTCACTGAACCCACCACTTCCATGGAGAAGAGGAAATGCTCCATCCATAAGAAGATCCTGGATTATTACTGCACTGTGGAGGCTACCTGTATCTGTGTGTCCTGCAGCTTGGCCGGAAATCATCAGGGACACAAGGTGGAGACGCTGGAGGAGGcctgtaagaaaaagaaaataatactaaGAAATGTTCTGCAGAAACTGACTGCAGAGAGAGAGGAGACTCAGGAAAGACTCCAAAGTCTGCAGGAAGACATGaaaaatgtacaagaaaaatCATCTGGTTTAACAGAAGAAGTCACCACTTTGTTCAGAGACCTCAGGAGACAGCTGGAAGACCTGGAGAAGAGAGTCCTGAGTGAGATCTCCAGGCAGGAAGAGCAACTTTCACTACCATTGTCTGACCTGATCCAACAGCTGGAAATAAAGAAGGACAAGCTGTCCAGGAAGATGGGTGACATCGAGGAGCTGTGTAACATGACTGACCCACTGACTGTCCTACAGGAATCACACACATGGGACTTGTGTGATACTGAGGATGGAGATAATGAGGACAGGGAGAGACATGAGGAGTTCCTCCATGATGGAAGATCTCTGGATGTGTTTGGGATATCACACACATTACAGGCGGGGTTATCTGATATGATAAAAGAGGTAAATGCATTCTTCAATATACAGGAAGCTGCAGACATATTACTGGATGTGAATACAGCTCATAATTATCTACTGATATCAGATGACAAGAAAACAGTATCCTGGTCAAATATAAAGCAGAATCACCCAGAAACACCAGAGAGATTTAGGAACAGTGCTCAGGTTTTAAGTAGTCGGAGGTTCTCCTTAGGGCGATATTACTTGGAAGTGGATGTCAGCCAATCTGAGCGCTGGATAGTTGGGATGTGTTACCCCAGTATAGAGAGAAAGGGGTGGCTTCACTCATGGATTGGATATAATAAGAAGTCCTGGGGTTTATACAGGCAGGATAGTCATTGTTCGTTGATACATGACAATAGGGTGATTCTATCACTTAACAATATCCCCAGTAACAGAGTCAGGGTCTATCTGGATTATGAGGCCGGGCAGTTGTCTTTTTATGATCTGTTTGACCCCATCAGACACTTATACACCTTCACCACCTCCTTCACTGAGCCCCTCCATGCTGCGTTATGGGTGGGAAAAGGCCCTTTAAAGCTATCTGGTGCACAGGAAGTACAgtga